From uncultured Bacteroides sp., a single genomic window includes:
- the fmt gene encoding methionyl-tRNA formyltransferase produces MEKKDLRIVYMGTPDFAVESLRCLVEGGYNVVGVITMPDKPAGRGHKVQFSPVKQYALEQNIPLLQPERLKDESFIEALREWKSDLQIVVAFRMLPEVVWAMPRLGTFNLHASLLPQYRGAAPINWAVINGDTETGITTFFLQQEIDTGKVIQQVHIPIADTDNVGVVHDKLMLLGGKLVIETVDAILENRVKPIPQEEMAQLEKLRPAPKIFKETCRINWSGNVKQTYDFIRGLSPYPAAWTELYQEQEAPVIIKIFETEKIEKTPEVTPGTIQTDGKTYLHIAAADGYLSIKSLQLAGKKRLSINDFLRGFKFLDDMKIE; encoded by the coding sequence ATGGAAAAGAAAGACCTAAGAATAGTATATATGGGAACACCCGACTTTGCCGTGGAATCCCTTCGTTGCCTGGTAGAAGGCGGATACAATGTGGTGGGTGTCATTACAATGCCTGACAAACCTGCCGGACGAGGACATAAGGTTCAGTTCTCACCCGTAAAACAATATGCCCTGGAACAAAATATTCCTTTACTTCAGCCCGAACGATTAAAGGACGAATCTTTTATAGAAGCCCTTCGGGAATGGAAATCCGATCTGCAAATAGTCGTTGCCTTCCGCATGTTACCCGAAGTTGTGTGGGCTATGCCTCGTCTGGGAACATTTAATCTGCATGCCTCTCTTCTTCCGCAGTATCGTGGAGCAGCCCCTATTAACTGGGCTGTAATCAATGGTGATACAGAGACAGGAATTACCACTTTCTTCCTTCAGCAAGAAATAGACACAGGGAAAGTAATTCAGCAAGTGCATATCCCAATAGCTGACACGGATAATGTGGGAGTGGTACACGACAAACTGATGTTATTAGGAGGGAAACTGGTTATTGAAACAGTGGATGCAATTCTTGAAAATCGTGTAAAGCCTATTCCACAGGAAGAAATGGCTCAATTGGAAAAATTACGCCCTGCTCCGAAAATTTTCAAGGAAACCTGCCGCATCAACTGGTCTGGAAACGTTAAACAAACTTACGACTTTATCCGCGGACTTTCTCCCTATCCTGCTGCCTGGACAGAACTTTATCAGGAACAAGAAGCACCTGTTATAATAAAAATATTTGAAACAGAAAAGATAGAAAAAACGCCTGAAGTTACCCCGGGTACTATACAAACTGATGGCAAAACCTATCTGCACATAGCTGCCGCAGACGGATATCTGTCAATAAAATCTCTTCAGCTAGCTGGGAAGAAACGACTTAGCATTAATGATTTTTTGCGTGGATTTAAGTTTTTAGATGATATGAAGATTGAATAA
- a CDS encoding chloride channel protein — protein MKTEKISLLQRFIFWRENHIKDNQFILLLSFVVGVCTACAAIILKSLIHLIQNFLTDSFNTTGANYLYLVYPVVGILLTGLFVRNIVKDDISHGVTKILYSISRRQGRIKRHNIWSSTIASAITIGCGGSVGAEAPIVLTGSAIGSNLGSVFKMEHKTLMLLIGCGAAGAVAGIFKAPIAGVVFTLEVLMIDLTMASLLPLLITSVTAATVSYIFMGTEAMFKFNLDQAFEMGRIPHVILLGIFCGLVSLYFTRASNFVETIFGKLEGPYKKLVLGGAMLSILIFLFPPLYGEGYDTINLLLKGAASGEWHTVMNNSLFYGNNHLLLVYLFLIIVFKVFASSATNGGGGCGGIFAPSLFLGCIAGFIFSHFSNELGLFIDLPEKNFALMGMAGVMSGVMHAPLTGIFLIAELTGGYDLFLPLMICSVSSYLTIIIFEPHSLYSMRLAKKGQLITHHKDKAVLTLMKTENVIETDFQQVSPEMDLGELVKVISLAKRNLFPVVNKQGVLQGVVLLDNIRNVIFRQELYHRFTVNKLMTSVPAKLFISDSMEQVMQTFDETQAWNLPVVDEKGQYMGFVSKSKIFNSYRELLVNFSED, from the coding sequence ATGAAAACAGAGAAAATCAGTTTATTGCAACGATTTATATTTTGGCGCGAAAACCATATAAAGGATAATCAGTTTATCCTTCTTCTAAGCTTTGTGGTTGGAGTCTGCACTGCCTGTGCAGCAATAATTTTAAAATCCCTGATTCATTTGATTCAGAACTTTCTGACAGACAGTTTTAACACTACAGGAGCCAACTACCTTTATCTGGTTTATCCGGTAGTTGGTATTCTGCTTACAGGTTTATTTGTACGCAATATTGTGAAAGACGACATCAGTCACGGTGTAACAAAAATCCTCTATTCCATTTCGCGCAGACAGGGAAGAATCAAGCGACACAATATCTGGTCCTCAACCATAGCCAGCGCCATTACCATTGGATGCGGTGGATCTGTAGGGGCCGAAGCACCAATTGTACTTACCGGTTCTGCCATCGGTTCCAATCTGGGGAGTGTTTTCAAAATGGAACACAAAACATTAATGTTACTCATTGGATGTGGAGCTGCCGGAGCGGTTGCGGGAATATTCAAAGCTCCGATTGCCGGAGTAGTATTTACGCTGGAAGTACTGATGATCGACCTTACAATGGCTTCACTTCTCCCTTTGCTAATTACTTCCGTTACCGCTGCTACCGTATCCTACATTTTCATGGGCACAGAGGCTATGTTTAAATTCAATCTTGACCAGGCTTTTGAAATGGGACGTATTCCTCATGTTATCCTGCTGGGAATATTCTGCGGACTGGTATCTCTTTACTTTACACGAGCATCCAATTTCGTAGAGACTATTTTTGGAAAACTAGAAGGACCATATAAGAAACTTGTGCTTGGCGGAGCAATGCTAAGTATACTGATTTTCCTTTTTCCTCCCCTGTATGGTGAAGGATATGACACAATAAACTTATTGCTTAAAGGCGCAGCTTCGGGTGAATGGCATACAGTAATGAACAACTCCCTTTTCTATGGGAACAATCATCTGTTACTAGTCTATTTATTCCTTATTATCGTATTTAAAGTATTTGCTTCAAGTGCCACTAACGGAGGTGGAGGTTGTGGTGGTATCTTTGCGCCAAGTTTATTTTTAGGATGTATCGCAGGATTCATCTTCTCTCATTTTTCTAATGAACTGGGACTCTTCATAGACCTTCCTGAAAAGAATTTCGCATTAATGGGAATGGCTGGAGTAATGTCCGGAGTAATGCATGCGCCACTGACGGGTATTTTTCTTATAGCTGAGTTAACTGGAGGGTACGACCTCTTTCTGCCTTTAATGATTTGCTCCGTAAGTTCCTATCTTACCATCATTATTTTTGAGCCTCATAGTCTTTATTCCATGCGTTTGGCCAAGAAAGGACAGCTTATTACACACCACAAGGACAAAGCAGTGCTTACACTGATGAAGACGGAAAATGTAATAGAAACAGACTTCCAGCAGGTTTCTCCGGAAATGGATCTGGGAGAACTGGTTAAGGTTATTTCACTTGCCAAAAGAAATCTATTTCCGGTAGTAAATAAACAAGGAGTGTTGCAGGGAGTTGTTTTGTTGGATAACATACGAAACGTTATTTTCCGGCAAGAACTTTATCATCGTTTTACTGTAAATAAACTGATGACCTCCGTTCCTGCTAAGCTGTTTATCTCAGACTCCATGGAACAAGTTATGCAAACATTTGACGAGACCCAGGCCTGGAATCTTCCGGTAGTGGATGAAAAAGGACAGTATATGGGCTTTGTTTCAAAATCGAAGATATTCAACTCCTATCGGGAGCTTTTAGTTAACTTCTCGGAAGACTAG
- a CDS encoding sugar transferase, whose amino-acid sequence MKINQRKQLIKYLLGDYIAANIIWILVNVFRYDYIASVTGFHDLNTYLFSGKVIAGQIIIPFFWLMLYYFSGYYNTPMRKSRLFELNKTLISVEIGVLIVFFVIVVNDLPRDYHVYYQLLGILFIGQFALTYSIRATITQILTKKIHYRKIGFNALLIGAGERALKLAQELDSQPQSLGYLIKGFIDTGKEPCVIQEKPVWKWEDIETIIHDQDIEEIIVAQNSTDEKELFELLNGLYCFNLPIKAMAGENSVLSRSIKMSSIYASPMIEITRDNMSEGEKNIKKVLDPIIAAVALLLLSPVFAWLAWKIKKGSAGKVFYKQERLGYRGKPFTIIKFRTMEMNAEKGKPLLSYERDKRITEFGKTMRKYRLDELPQFWNVLKGEMSLVGPRPERKFFVDQIVSKAPYYYQVFSVKPGITSWGMVKYGYANTVDKMIERLQYDLIYLENRSLGIDMKILIYTIKTILTGKGM is encoded by the coding sequence ATGAAAATAAACCAGAGAAAACAACTCATTAAATATCTTTTAGGAGATTATATTGCAGCTAATATAATCTGGATTCTTGTGAATGTTTTCCGATATGACTATATTGCATCTGTCACTGGCTTTCATGATTTGAACACTTATCTCTTTTCAGGGAAAGTGATTGCCGGACAAATTATCATTCCTTTCTTTTGGTTGATGTTGTACTATTTCTCGGGATATTATAACACCCCCATGAGAAAATCCAGACTATTTGAGCTCAACAAGACACTTATTTCTGTGGAAATCGGAGTACTTATTGTCTTTTTTGTGATAGTAGTTAACGATTTGCCACGGGATTATCATGTCTATTACCAATTACTGGGAATACTTTTTATCGGACAGTTTGCACTAACTTACAGCATAAGGGCTACTATCACTCAAATTCTGACAAAGAAGATTCACTACAGAAAGATAGGATTCAACGCACTTTTAATAGGAGCCGGAGAACGCGCTCTGAAACTTGCTCAGGAGCTGGATTCTCAACCGCAATCTCTGGGCTATCTCATTAAAGGATTTATTGACACAGGAAAAGAGCCTTGTGTTATACAAGAAAAGCCTGTATGGAAATGGGAAGATATCGAAACGATTATCCATGATCAGGATATAGAAGAAATTATTGTCGCTCAGAATTCCACCGATGAAAAAGAGCTCTTCGAACTGCTAAACGGGCTCTATTGTTTCAATCTCCCCATCAAAGCAATGGCCGGAGAAAACAGCGTACTCTCCCGAAGCATAAAAATGTCTTCCATATATGCATCTCCCATGATAGAGATCACCAGAGATAACATGTCTGAAGGAGAAAAGAATATAAAAAAAGTGCTCGACCCGATTATTGCTGCAGTAGCACTACTTTTACTTTCCCCTGTTTTTGCATGGCTGGCATGGAAAATAAAAAAAGGCTCTGCCGGAAAGGTTTTTTATAAACAAGAAAGACTTGGCTATAGGGGAAAACCATTCACAATCATCAAATTCAGGACGATGGAGATGAATGCAGAAAAAGGAAAGCCACTATTATCCTATGAGAGAGACAAAAGGATAACTGAATTCGGTAAAACAATGCGAAAATATCGCCTGGATGAACTGCCTCAGTTCTGGAACGTACTGAAGGGTGAGATGTCTTTAGTTGGCCCACGACCTGAGCGAAAATTCTTTGTAGATCAGATTGTAAGTAAAGCCCCCTACTATTATCAGGTATTTTCTGTAAAGCCAGGCATCACCTCTTGGGGAATGGTAAAGTATGGATATGCAAATACGGTAGATAAAATGATAGAGCGTCTGCAATATGATTTAATCTATCTGGAAAACCGCTCTCTGGGCATAGACATGAAAATATTGATATACACTATTAAAACAATACTTACCGGAAAAGGTATGTAA
- a CDS encoding L-threonylcarbamoyladenylate synthase, with protein MEFSEDIKEACRIMNEGGVILYPTDTIWGIGCDATNPEAVRRVYEIKKRIDSKALIVLVDTSVKVDFYVSDAPEVAWDLIDLANKPLTIIYDGARNMAPNLLAEDGSVGIRVTNEQFSHQLCQRFRKAIVSTSANISGQPSPAAFSEISEEIKSAVDYIVKYKQDDQSPAKPSSIIKLGKGGVIKVIRE; from the coding sequence ATGGAATTTTCAGAAGACATAAAGGAAGCCTGCCGGATTATGAACGAGGGTGGAGTAATCCTCTATCCCACTGATACAATCTGGGGAATAGGTTGTGATGCGACTAACCCTGAAGCTGTCCGTAGAGTATACGAAATCAAGAAACGCATTGATAGCAAGGCGCTGATTGTTTTGGTAGATACATCTGTAAAGGTGGATTTTTATGTAAGTGATGCACCGGAAGTAGCATGGGACCTGATTGATTTAGCCAACAAACCATTGACCATTATTTATGATGGAGCACGTAACATGGCACCCAATCTTTTAGCGGAAGATGGAAGTGTGGGAATTCGTGTAACAAATGAACAATTCTCCCACCAGCTGTGCCAACGGTTTCGTAAAGCCATTGTTTCCACATCAGCCAATATAAGCGGACAACCCTCACCGGCAGCTTTCAGTGAGATAAGCGAGGAGATAAAATCTGCAGTAGACTATATTGTGAAATACAAGCAGGACGACCAATCTCCAGCCAAACCATCCAGCATTATTAAACTTGGAAAAGGTGGAGTCATCAAGGTGATTCGGGAATAA
- a CDS encoding ROK family transcriptional regulator, with the protein MNKQFLEELEKGTKNALIKKRIINHYIYNGNSTITDLSKEVDLSVPTVTKFISEMCEEGFINDYGKLETSGGRHPNLYGLNPKSGYFIGVDIKQYDVNIGLINFKGEMVELKMNIPYIFENTTESLNKLCQLILNFIKKLTIEKDKILNINVNISGRVNPESGYSYSMFYFEERPLAEILSEKLSYRVTIDNDTRAMTYGEYMVGGVNSEKNIIFVNISWGVGIGIIIDGKVYTGKSGFSGEFGHVSTYDNEIICHCGKKGCLETEASGSAMHRMLIERIKGGASSILSDMVLKEETVTLNDIIDAVMKEDMLCIDIVEEVGQKLGKQIAGLINIFNPEMVIIGGTVSITGDYITQPIKTAIRKYSLNLVNKDSIVITSKLKDKAGIVGACMIARSRMFEN; encoded by the coding sequence ATGAACAAACAATTCTTAGAAGAGCTCGAGAAAGGTACAAAAAACGCCCTTATCAAAAAGAGAATTATTAATCATTACATTTACAATGGTAATTCTACTATTACAGATCTTTCTAAAGAGGTTGATCTTAGTGTGCCAACTGTCACTAAGTTTATTAGTGAGATGTGTGAAGAAGGTTTTATTAACGATTACGGAAAACTGGAAACCAGCGGAGGCAGGCATCCTAATTTATATGGTCTGAACCCCAAATCCGGATACTTTATCGGAGTTGACATCAAACAATACGATGTTAACATCGGCCTGATTAATTTCAAAGGAGAGATGGTGGAACTTAAAATGAATATCCCCTATATTTTTGAAAATACCACAGAGTCTCTCAATAAGCTTTGCCAATTAATCCTGAATTTCATAAAGAAACTGACCATTGAAAAAGATAAGATTCTTAATATTAACGTAAATATTTCAGGACGAGTTAATCCTGAATCAGGTTACAGTTATAGTATGTTCTATTTTGAGGAACGTCCTTTAGCTGAAATCCTTTCAGAAAAATTATCTTACAGGGTAACTATAGATAATGATACCAGAGCCATGACTTATGGCGAATATATGGTAGGAGGAGTTAATAGCGAGAAAAACATTATTTTTGTCAATATCAGCTGGGGAGTGGGTATTGGAATCATCATTGACGGGAAAGTATACACCGGGAAATCCGGATTTTCAGGAGAATTTGGTCATGTAAGCACATACGATAACGAGATTATCTGTCACTGCGGGAAAAAAGGCTGTCTGGAAACTGAAGCATCCGGATCGGCTATGCACCGAATGCTGATAGAACGTATAAAAGGAGGTGCCAGCTCAATTCTTTCCGATATGGTACTAAAAGAAGAAACAGTAACACTCAATGATATTATCGACGCAGTGATGAAGGAAGATATGCTCTGCATTGATATCGTGGAAGAAGTGGGACAGAAACTAGGGAAACAGATTGCCGGGCTGATCAACATTTTTAATCCGGAAATGGTTATTATCGGAGGAACAGTTTCAATTACCGGAGACTATATCACTCAACCCATTAAAACGGCCATTCGCAAGTATTCTCTGAATCTTGTTAACAAAGATTCAATTGTAATCACCTCTAAACTGAAAGACAAAGCAGGTATCGTTGGAGCCTGCATGATTGCCCGTAGCCGAATGTTCGAGAACTAA
- a CDS encoding VOC family protein: MEIKSRFDHFNFNVLNLEKSIEFYAKALGLKEAKRMTASDGSFILVYLTDGSTDFSLELTWLRDRKEPYNLGENEIHLCMRIPGDYDEVRKYHKEMGCVCYENTNMGLYFINDPDGYWIEILPLK, encoded by the coding sequence ATGGAAATAAAAAGCAGATTCGACCATTTCAATTTCAATGTACTTAACCTTGAAAAGAGCATTGAATTTTATGCCAAAGCGCTTGGTTTGAAAGAAGCCAAACGCATGACTGCGAGTGATGGTTCATTTATCTTGGTATATTTAACAGACGGAAGTACAGATTTCAGTCTGGAGCTAACTTGGTTAAGAGATCGCAAAGAACCCTACAATCTTGGAGAAAACGAAATTCATCTCTGCATGCGTATTCCGGGTGATTATGATGAAGTTCGCAAGTATCACAAAGAGATGGGTTGCGTATGCTATGAGAACACCAATATGGGACTGTACTTTATTAATGATCCGGATGGGTACTGGATTGAAATACTTCCTCTGAAATAA
- a CDS encoding MBL fold metallo-hydrolase, which produces MKLTYIYHSCFALEFDAYTVIVDYYKDTVHPFEKGLIHSQLLNKPGKIYVLSSHSHPDHFNPEILLWKQQREDLQYIFSQDILDAGLATKEDAIYLNKLDTYEDNHLKIKAYGSTDIGISFLIQAEGKQIFHAGDLNNWHWNEECPPEESQEYENNYLNELELLAKEVYHLDLAMFPVDPRLGIDYMRGAEQFISRIPTDILAPMHFGESYKKVAAFSPYAETKKCKFLKWTYKGEKITF; this is translated from the coding sequence ATGAAACTAACCTATATATATCACAGTTGTTTTGCATTAGAATTTGATGCATACACCGTTATAGTGGATTATTATAAAGATACAGTACATCCCTTTGAGAAAGGACTTATCCATTCTCAGCTATTAAATAAACCAGGAAAGATTTATGTACTCTCTTCACACTCTCATCCTGATCATTTTAATCCGGAGATTCTTCTCTGGAAACAGCAAAGAGAAGATCTGCAGTACATTTTCTCTCAAGATATTCTGGATGCAGGACTGGCAACAAAGGAAGATGCCATTTACCTTAATAAGCTCGACACCTATGAGGACAACCATCTAAAGATCAAAGCTTATGGATCTACAGATATTGGAATCTCATTTCTGATCCAAGCGGAAGGGAAACAAATCTTCCATGCAGGAGATTTGAACAACTGGCACTGGAATGAGGAATGTCCTCCAGAGGAGTCACAGGAATATGAGAATAATTATCTGAACGAGTTGGAACTTCTAGCAAAAGAGGTCTATCATTTAGATCTGGCTATGTTTCCTGTTGATCCCCGCCTAGGAATAGATTATATGAGAGGAGCCGAACAATTTATCAGTAGAATACCTACAGACATTTTAGCACCTATGCATTTTGGCGAATCCTATAAAAAAGTTGCGGCATTCTCACCTTATGCAGAAACAAAGAAATGTAAATTTCTGAAATGGACATACAAAGGAGAAAAAATCACCTTCTGA
- a CDS encoding IS30 family transposase has translation MKHLTQEQRYEISAYLHSGKSKSEIASLVKVHKSTIGREIIRNSYGSWHQYMPREAQKKADLRKKCRPGKVVFTQEMKALAKDLLIEFNYSPEQISGRCKLQSIPMVSHEILYQWIWKDKRQKGRLYKYLRRRGRKNKKRGSEYNSRGILKNRRTIDQRPAIVEERKRFGDFEIDSIIGKNKKSALMTINDRLTGRLWIRKLKGRDPKSMADTAIKCLTSFKGKIFTITSDNGFEFAFHKKIETKLRINFYFAKPYHSWERGANENINGLVRQYFPKGTDFSEVTEKQVEIVENLINSRPRKRLGYYTPMEFINTLKKHRRELRL, from the coding sequence ATGAAACATTTAACCCAAGAACAAAGATATGAAATTTCTGCATATCTTCACAGTGGAAAAAGTAAAAGTGAGATAGCCTCTCTTGTAAAGGTTCATAAAAGTACCATAGGCCGTGAAATCATTCGTAATTCTTATGGCTCCTGGCATCAGTACATGCCCCGTGAAGCTCAAAAGAAAGCTGACTTAAGAAAGAAATGTCGCCCTGGGAAAGTAGTCTTTACCCAAGAAATGAAGGCTCTTGCAAAGGATCTGCTAATAGAATTTAATTATAGTCCGGAACAGATATCAGGTCGGTGCAAATTACAGTCGATTCCCATGGTTTCTCATGAAATACTTTATCAATGGATCTGGAAAGATAAACGTCAGAAAGGACGCCTTTATAAATATTTGCGCCGAAGAGGGCGAAAAAACAAAAAACGCGGCTCTGAATATAATAGTAGAGGGATACTTAAAAATCGCAGAACTATTGATCAAAGACCTGCCATTGTAGAGGAACGCAAAAGGTTTGGTGATTTTGAAATAGATTCTATAATTGGAAAGAATAAAAAGAGTGCACTAATGACCATTAATGATAGGCTTACCGGACGCTTATGGATACGCAAACTTAAGGGGCGTGATCCAAAATCAATGGCAGATACGGCTATTAAATGTTTAACATCATTTAAAGGGAAAATCTTCACTATAACCTCGGATAATGGGTTTGAGTTTGCTTTTCATAAAAAAATAGAAACAAAATTGAGAATTAATTTCTATTTTGCCAAACCCTATCATTCTTGGGAAAGAGGAGCAAATGAAAATATAAATGGATTAGTCAGGCAATACTTTCCTAAGGGGACAGACTTTAGTGAAGTAACTGAAAAACAGGTAGAAATAGTAGAAAATTTAATTAATTCAAGACCGAGAAAAAGGTTGGGATATTATACCCCAATGGAGTTTATTAATACATTAAAAAAACATAGGAGAGAGTTGCGTTTATAA
- the rpsA gene encoding 30S ribosomal protein S1 produces the protein MENLKNVAPVEDFNWDAYENGETFVGASHEDLEKAYDSTLNKVNDREVVDGTVISMNKREVVVNIGYKSDGIIPLNEFRYNPELTVGDKVEVYIENQEDKKGQLILSHKKARAARSWDRVNSALETEEIVKGFIKCRTKGGMIVDVFGIEAFLPGSQIDVKPIRDYDVFVGKTMEFKVVKINQEFKNVVVSHKALIEAELEQQKKEIIGKLEKGQVLEGTVKNITSYGVFIDLGGVDGLIHITDLSWGRVSDPKEVVELDQKLNVVILDFDNEKKRIALGLKQLTPHPWDALSAELKVGDKVEGKVVVMADYGAFIEIAPGVEGLIHVSEMSWSQHLRSAQDFMKVGDTVEAVVLTLDRDERKMSLGIKQLKQDPWETIAEKYPVGSKHVAKVRNFTNFGVFVEIEEGVDGLIHISDLSWTKKVKHPSEFTTIGADIEVQVLEIDKENRRLSLGHKQLEENPWDVFETVFTVGSVHEGTIIEMLDKGSVVALPYGVEGFATPKHLVKEDGSQAQLDEKLEFKVIEFNKDAKRIILSHSRIFEDAAKAEEKAEKKAASKKTTTRKEESSAPAVTNQAASTTLGDIDALAALKEQMESGKED, from the coding sequence ATGGAAAATTTAAAGAACGTTGCTCCTGTTGAAGACTTCAACTGGGATGCGTATGAAAACGGCGAAACCTTTGTTGGTGCTAGCCACGAAGACCTAGAAAAAGCATACGATAGTACGCTTAACAAAGTGAATGACCGCGAGGTTGTTGACGGAACTGTAATCTCGATGAACAAACGTGAAGTTGTTGTGAACATCGGTTACAAATCAGATGGTATCATTCCTTTGAATGAATTCCGCTACAATCCTGAATTAACAGTAGGTGATAAAGTTGAAGTTTACATCGAAAATCAGGAAGACAAGAAAGGTCAGTTGATCCTTTCACACAAAAAAGCTCGCGCTGCTCGTTCTTGGGATCGCGTTAACTCTGCTCTTGAAACAGAAGAAATTGTTAAGGGCTTCATCAAGTGCCGCACTAAGGGTGGTATGATCGTTGATGTATTTGGTATCGAAGCATTCTTACCAGGTTCTCAGATTGATGTTAAACCTATCCGCGATTACGATGTATTCGTTGGAAAGACTATGGAATTCAAAGTTGTTAAAATCAACCAGGAATTCAAAAACGTTGTTGTTTCTCACAAAGCTCTTATCGAAGCTGAACTTGAACAACAGAAGAAAGAAATTATTGGCAAACTTGAAAAAGGACAGGTTCTTGAAGGAACTGTTAAAAATATCACATCTTACGGTGTATTCATCGACTTGGGTGGCGTAGACGGTTTGATCCACATTACAGACCTTTCTTGGGGACGTGTTAGCGATCCTAAAGAAGTGGTTGAATTGGATCAGAAGCTTAACGTTGTTATCCTTGACTTTGATAACGAAAAGAAACGTATCGCTCTTGGTTTGAAACAACTTACTCCTCACCCATGGGATGCTCTTTCAGCTGAACTGAAAGTAGGTGACAAGGTAGAAGGTAAAGTAGTTGTTATGGCTGACTACGGTGCATTTATTGAAATTGCTCCAGGTGTAGAAGGTCTGATCCACGTATCTGAAATGTCTTGGTCTCAACACTTACGTAGTGCACAAGACTTCATGAAAGTTGGTGATACAGTAGAAGCTGTTGTTCTTACTCTTGACCGTGACGAACGTAAGATGTCTTTGGGTATCAAACAACTGAAACAAGATCCATGGGAAACTATCGCTGAGAAGTATCCTGTAGGTAGCAAACATGTTGCTAAGGTACGTAACTTCACTAACTTCGGTGTATTCGTAGAAATCGAAGAAGGTGTTGACGGATTGATCCACATCTCTGACCTTTCTTGGACTAAGAAGGTTAAACACCCTTCTGAATTCACTACAATTGGTGCAGATATCGAAGTTCAGGTTCTTGAAATCGATAAGGAAAACCGTCGTTTGAGCTTAGGCCACAAACAATTAGAAGAAAATCCTTGGGATGTATTTGAAACAGTATTCACAGTAGGTTCAGTACACGAAGGAACAATTATCGAAATGCTTGATAAGGGTTCTGTAGTAGCTCTTCCTTATGGTGTTGAAGGTTTCGCAACTCCTAAACATCTTGTAAAAGAAGACGGTTCACAAGCTCAGTTAGACGAAAAACTTGAGTTCAAAGTAATCGAATTCAATAAAGATGCTAAGAGAATTATCCTTTCTCACAGCCGTATTTTCGAAGATGCTGCAAAGGCAGAAGAAAAAGCTGAAAAGAAAGCTGCTTCTAAGAAAACAACTACTAGAAAAGAAGAATCTTCTGCTCCAGCGGTGACAAATCAAGCTGCTTCTACTACATTAGGTGACATTGATGCATTAGCTGCATTGAAAGAACAAATGGAGTCTGGTAAAGAAGACTAA
- a CDS encoding ribonuclease Z — protein MEKFDVHILGCGSALPTTRHFPTSQIVNLRDKLFMIDCGEGTQVQFRRSKLKFSRLNHIFISHLHGDHCFGLPGLISTFGMLGRTAELCIHAHQDMSKYLDPILDYFCQHLPYKVTLIPFETKKPELIYEDRSLMITTIPLKHRIPCCGFLFEEKAERNHINREMIDFYQIPIYQMNRIKNGENFITPDGDIIPNSRLTFPANPPRKYAYCSDTIYNQKIIEQIQGVDLLFHEATFTQSDLPRAKETYHTTARQAAQIALAANVKKLLLGHFSARYEDDLIFLQEAKEIFLKCQLASEGLYINV, from the coding sequence ATGGAAAAATTTGATGTGCATATTCTTGGCTGTGGCTCAGCTTTGCCTACCACCCGCCATTTTCCTACTTCTCAAATTGTCAACTTGAGAGACAAACTTTTTATGATAGATTGCGGAGAAGGTACACAAGTGCAGTTTCGTAGGTCTAAACTGAAGTTCTCACGTCTGAACCATATCTTTATATCACATCTTCATGGCGATCATTGCTTTGGACTGCCTGGACTAATTTCTACATTTGGCATGCTGGGACGTACGGCTGAACTTTGTATTCATGCTCATCAGGATATGAGTAAGTATCTTGACCCTATACTCGATTATTTTTGTCAGCATCTTCCATACAAAGTTACTTTAATTCCTTTTGAAACTAAAAAGCCTGAGTTGATTTATGAGGATCGTTCGCTTATGATTACCACAATTCCTCTAAAACATCGTATCCCTTGTTGCGGCTTTCTTTTTGAAGAGAAGGCTGAAAGAAATCATATTAATCGTGAAATGATAGATTTCTATCAGATTCCGATATACCAGATGAATCGTATAAAAAATGGAGAAAATTTTATAACTCCTGATGGAGATATAATACCTAATAGTCGTCTTACTTTTCCCGCTAATCCTCCAAGAAAGTATGCTTATTGTTCGGATACGATTTATAATCAAAAAATTATTGAACAAATTCAAGGAGTGGATCTCTTGTTCCATGAGGCAACATTCACTCAAAGTGATCTCCCCAGAGCTAAAGAAACCTATCACACTACCGCCCGTCAGGCTGCACAGATAGCTCTTGCCGCCAACGTGAAAAAATTATTGCTTGGACATTTCTCTGCCCGATATGAAGATGATTTGATCTTTCTGCAGGAAGCAAAAGAAATATTTTTGAAATGTCAGCTTGCTTCAGAAGGTTTGTATATAAATGTTTAA